One Actinospica robiniae DSM 44927 genomic region harbors:
- a CDS encoding family 2B encapsulin nanocompartment shell protein → MPSTDETTAPSAAEQPAPERAASSLSTQAARNLATTTKTVPQMQGISSRWLLRKLPWVNVSGGTYRVNRRLTVSVGRGRVAFEQNGADDVRIIPQTLRELPTLRGFPDDDLLTALAAAFRPREFRAGDVLAQEGAPVEEMYIIAHGRVQLIGTGHYGSPTVVGIVADGHTLGDQTHARSDARWEHTVKAATGGTVMVIARADFQRLLENSAALQAHFAAYLDNARKPQDNKGQASIEMSAGHHGEEQLPGAFVDYDLSPREYDLSLTQTVLRVHSRVADLYNEPMNQTEQQLRLTVEAIRERQEWELVNNREFGLLHNTDYDQRIPTHSGPPTPDDLDNLLSMRRSTKLFLAHPKAIAAFYRECNRRGIYPSAVEVDGHSVPAWRGVPIYPCGKIPISDVRTSSIIALRTGEDEQGVVGLHQVGLPDEFQPGLNVRFMGIDEKAIISYLVTAYYSTAILVPDAIGVLEDVEVSVPSQSAAG, encoded by the coding sequence ATGCCGAGCACCGACGAGACCACGGCACCGAGCGCGGCCGAGCAGCCCGCGCCGGAACGGGCCGCCAGCAGCCTGAGCACCCAGGCCGCGCGGAATCTGGCCACCACCACCAAGACCGTCCCGCAGATGCAGGGGATCAGCTCCCGCTGGCTGCTGCGCAAGCTCCCGTGGGTGAACGTCTCCGGCGGCACCTACCGGGTCAACCGGCGGCTGACCGTCAGCGTCGGGCGGGGCCGGGTCGCGTTCGAGCAGAACGGCGCCGACGACGTGCGCATCATCCCGCAGACCCTGCGCGAGCTGCCCACCCTGCGCGGCTTCCCCGACGACGACCTGCTCACCGCGCTGGCCGCGGCCTTCCGCCCGCGCGAGTTCCGGGCCGGGGACGTGCTGGCCCAAGAGGGCGCGCCGGTCGAGGAGATGTACATCATCGCGCACGGCCGGGTGCAGCTGATCGGCACCGGCCACTACGGCTCGCCCACCGTCGTGGGCATCGTCGCGGACGGCCACACCCTCGGCGACCAGACGCACGCGCGTTCGGACGCGCGCTGGGAGCACACGGTCAAGGCCGCGACCGGCGGCACGGTCATGGTCATCGCGCGCGCCGACTTCCAGCGGCTGCTCGAGAACTCGGCCGCGCTGCAGGCGCACTTCGCCGCCTACCTCGACAACGCGCGTAAGCCGCAGGACAACAAGGGCCAGGCCAGCATCGAGATGAGCGCCGGCCACCACGGCGAGGAGCAGCTGCCCGGCGCCTTCGTCGACTACGACCTCAGCCCGCGCGAGTACGACCTCAGCCTCACCCAGACCGTGCTGCGGGTGCACTCGCGCGTCGCAGACCTCTACAACGAGCCGATGAACCAGACCGAGCAGCAGCTGCGGCTGACCGTGGAGGCGATCCGGGAGCGGCAGGAGTGGGAGCTGGTCAACAACCGCGAGTTCGGCCTGCTGCACAACACCGACTACGACCAGCGCATCCCCACCCACTCCGGCCCGCCGACGCCGGACGACCTGGACAACCTGCTGAGCATGCGCCGCTCCACGAAGCTGTTCCTGGCCCACCCCAAGGCGATCGCGGCGTTCTACCGCGAGTGCAACCGCCGCGGCATCTACCCGAGCGCGGTCGAGGTCGACGGCCACAGCGTGCCGGCCTGGCGCGGCGTGCCGATCTACCCGTGCGGGAAGATCCCGATCTCGGACGTGCGCACCAGCTCCATCATCGCGCTGCGCACCGGCGAGGACGAGCAGGGCGTGGTCGGCCTGCACCAGGTCGGGCTGCCGGACGAGTTCCAGCCGGGCCTGAACGTGCGGTTCATGGGCATCGACGAGAAGGCGATCATCTCCTACCTGGTCACCGCGTACTACTCGACCGCGATCCTGGTGCCGGACGCGATCGGCGTGCTCGAGGACGTCGAGGTGTCGGTGCCGAGCCAGTCGGCCGCCGGATAG
- a CDS encoding aminoglycoside phosphotransferase family protein, with amino-acid sequence MHDDEADIDAQLVAKLLAGQFPQWSDRVPRAVQESGTDHVTFRLGDDLAARLPRTAYNAGQSEQDLQWLPKLAPHLPLAVPEPIAIGEPGCGYPYTWGVYRWLEGASVSAEMASDRRAAADLAAFIWALRSLHVAGAPLPPETLYSRGRPLAPRDAATREAIDQLRDEFDPHRVTELWEACLSAPDWAGEPALIHSDLMRGNILAHEGRLSAVIDFGGLRVGDPAGDLLPAWYVFEGEARAVFRAETDLDDAAWARGLGWALSIELLAIPYYRDRAPERTRRSCALVEALLAENL; translated from the coding sequence ATGCACGACGACGAAGCCGATATCGACGCGCAGCTGGTGGCGAAGCTCCTGGCCGGCCAGTTCCCGCAGTGGTCCGATCGGGTGCCGCGAGCGGTTCAGGAGTCGGGAACCGACCACGTCACCTTCCGGCTCGGCGACGACCTCGCGGCGCGGCTGCCGCGCACCGCGTACAACGCCGGGCAGTCGGAGCAGGATCTGCAGTGGCTGCCGAAGCTCGCCCCGCACCTGCCGCTGGCCGTGCCCGAGCCGATCGCCATCGGCGAGCCCGGCTGCGGATACCCGTACACCTGGGGCGTGTACCGGTGGCTGGAGGGCGCGTCCGTCTCGGCGGAGATGGCCTCGGACCGGCGGGCGGCCGCGGACCTCGCCGCGTTCATCTGGGCCCTGCGATCCCTGCACGTGGCCGGCGCCCCGCTGCCGCCGGAGACGCTCTACAGCCGGGGCAGGCCGCTGGCGCCGCGCGACGCGGCGACGCGCGAGGCGATCGACCAGCTGCGGGACGAGTTCGACCCGCACCGCGTGACAGAACTCTGGGAAGCCTGCCTCAGCGCGCCGGACTGGGCCGGTGAACCGGCTCTGATCCACTCCGACCTGATGCGCGGCAACATCCTGGCGCACGAGGGCCGGCTCAGCGCCGTCATCGACTTCGGCGGCCTGCGCGTCGGCGATCCAGCGGGCGACCTGCTGCCGGCCTGGTACGTCTTCGAGGGCGAGGCGCGGGCCGTCTTCCGCGCTGAAACAGATCTCGATGACGCTGCTTGGGCCCGCGGACTCGGCTGGGCGCTGTCGATCGAACTGCTCGCGATCCCCTACTACCGTGACCGGGCTCCGGAGCGCACTCGGCGTTCCTGCGCGCTGGTCGAGGCGCTGCTCGCCGAAAACCTGTGA
- a CDS encoding 4-hydroxy-3-methylbut-2-enyl diphosphate reductase, protein MGRVLLAAPRGFCAGVDRAVEIVEALLQRLGPPVYVRRQIVHNVHVVADLTRRGAVFVDEVEQVPPGSVAVFSAHGVSPEVRVRAEELGLDVYDATCPLVAKVHAEALRYARDGYTIALIGHEEHEEVVGTRGEVPEDAIRIVDGPQAVAEVKVGESDKLVWLSQTTLAVDDVQRTAAALRERFPQLADPPGEDICYASQNRQNAVKAIAPRCELVLVVGSANSSNSVRLVEVALAAGAGAAYLLDDGGGVRAEWLAGVRTVGVTAGASAPEFAVEDVLAVLAAHGFGDVEEVKAADETVSFELPAGLRPPRA, encoded by the coding sequence ATGGGCAGGGTGCTGCTGGCCGCGCCGCGAGGCTTCTGCGCCGGGGTGGACCGGGCGGTGGAGATCGTGGAGGCGCTGCTCCAGCGGCTCGGGCCGCCGGTCTACGTCCGCCGGCAGATCGTGCACAACGTCCACGTGGTGGCGGATCTGACCCGGCGCGGCGCGGTGTTCGTGGACGAGGTGGAGCAGGTCCCGCCCGGGTCGGTGGCCGTCTTCTCCGCCCACGGCGTCTCCCCCGAGGTGCGCGTCCGGGCCGAGGAGCTCGGCCTGGACGTGTACGACGCGACGTGTCCGCTGGTGGCCAAGGTGCACGCCGAGGCCCTGCGCTACGCCCGCGACGGCTACACCATCGCGTTGATCGGACACGAGGAGCACGAGGAGGTGGTGGGCACCCGGGGCGAGGTGCCCGAGGACGCGATCCGGATCGTCGACGGGCCGCAGGCCGTCGCGGAGGTGAAGGTGGGAGAGTCGGACAAGCTGGTCTGGCTCTCCCAGACCACCCTGGCCGTGGACGACGTGCAGCGGACCGCGGCGGCGCTGCGCGAACGGTTCCCGCAGCTGGCCGATCCGCCCGGCGAGGACATCTGCTACGCCAGCCAGAACCGGCAGAACGCGGTCAAGGCGATCGCGCCGCGGTGCGAGCTGGTGCTGGTGGTCGGCTCGGCGAACTCGTCGAACTCGGTGCGCCTGGTCGAGGTGGCGCTGGCGGCCGGGGCCGGCGCCGCGTATCTGCTCGACGACGGCGGCGGAGTGCGGGCGGAGTGGCTGGCCGGGGTGCGCACGGTCGGGGTGACGGCCGGTGCGTCAGCCCCCGAATTCGCGGTGGAGGACGTGCTCGCGGTGCTCGCCGCGCACGGTTTCGGCGACGTGGAGGAGGTGAAGGCGGCCGACGAGACGGTGAGTTTCGAGCTGCCGGCCGGCCTGCGGCCGCCGCGGGCGTGA
- a CDS encoding family 2 encapsulin nanocompartment cargo protein terpene cyclase, which yields MTDYQSTASRLLTGPTGLGTAMLRMRPAAPAAPPEAAAEPATPPHSEQKADTEGSGLHVPALYCPDAERDDLALGELVNERLVEWAAEIGIFEGRLERLRTHNFGRLFMLAHPRCDDPDRLLIAARCGLAEWAVDDHWVDEGENTDPSLLAPRLAMAQAVVDPVRLPPRYMGRFEEVVAQEPVLRAFRSCLDHLAEIASATQVARLRHELACMFVGYGQEAWWRSSGRRPAVWEYLLHRYENAFYPCMVLIDPVDGYELPVHEFADARVRRVYLYAGVANVLLNDLYSMHKEDPTDTNLPTVIAAEENCSLQDAIYRAAQIHDEMMHTIEAECAALAALGSPQLRRYVKGLWNWMGGSKHWHATSPRYNG from the coding sequence ATGACCGACTACCAGAGCACTGCGTCGCGCCTGCTGACCGGGCCCACGGGCCTGGGCACGGCGATGCTGCGGATGCGGCCGGCCGCGCCGGCGGCGCCGCCCGAAGCGGCCGCGGAGCCCGCGACGCCACCGCACTCGGAACAGAAGGCTGATACCGAAGGCTCCGGCCTGCACGTCCCGGCGCTCTACTGCCCGGACGCCGAGCGCGACGATCTCGCGCTCGGCGAGCTGGTCAACGAGCGGCTGGTCGAGTGGGCGGCCGAGATCGGCATCTTCGAGGGCCGGCTCGAACGGCTGCGCACGCACAACTTCGGCCGGCTGTTCATGCTCGCGCACCCCCGCTGCGACGACCCGGACCGGCTGCTGATCGCAGCGCGCTGCGGTCTCGCCGAGTGGGCGGTGGACGACCACTGGGTGGACGAGGGCGAGAACACCGACCCCTCCCTGCTCGCGCCCCGGCTGGCGATGGCCCAAGCCGTGGTCGACCCGGTGCGGCTGCCGCCGCGGTACATGGGCCGGTTCGAGGAGGTCGTCGCGCAGGAGCCGGTGCTGCGCGCCTTCCGCTCCTGCCTCGACCACCTCGCCGAGATCGCCTCGGCCACCCAGGTGGCCCGGCTGCGGCACGAGCTCGCCTGCATGTTCGTGGGCTACGGCCAGGAGGCGTGGTGGCGCTCGAGCGGCCGCCGGCCCGCCGTCTGGGAGTACCTGCTGCACCGCTACGAGAACGCGTTCTACCCCTGCATGGTGCTGATCGATCCGGTCGACGGATACGAACTGCCCGTGCACGAGTTCGCCGACGCCCGGGTGCGCCGGGTCTACCTGTACGCCGGCGTCGCGAACGTGCTGCTCAACGACCTCTACTCGATGCACAAGGAGGACCCGACCGACACCAACCTGCCGACGGTGATCGCGGCCGAGGAGAACTGCTCGCTGCAGGACGCGATCTACCGCGCCGCGCAGATCCACGACGAGATGATGCACACCATCGAGGCCGAGTGCGCCGCGCTGGCCGCCCTCGGCTCGCCGCAGCTGCGCCGCTATGTCAAAGGTCTGTGGAACTGGATGGGGGGCAGCAAGCACTGGCACGCCACCAGCCCGCGCTACAACGGCTGA
- a CDS encoding purple acid phosphatase family protein, protein MPTISRRSLLRGATASGLVVAAAPTIWSQPAVAGTVGPEQLHLQFGRDAATEMTASWATAGSVSHPRLRLGTAREGFGRTIEAETRTYTDGLNSVETITHHARITGLRPDTAYVYEVTHDGAAPVRGAFRTAPTGRAAFRFTSFGDLATGNPVWSKSSTNGLTAISQVEHFDPVVHLMNGDLSYANVNQGNQPGCWSDYMNNQQVSAANRPWMPALGNHEAEIGNGDLGYDSYNTRFELPDNGTPWPNNWYKFQVGSVLFISLDNNEVVYQNGGGYDATTGQAIYVRGYSDGAQTAWLERTLAQARSNDSVDWIVAYMHQPAMSTSAEGSGSDLGIREQFMSLFYRYNVDLVLAGHDHDYERTYAVHGTDSGTYLRPTVVSTDTRVIDTSKGLVQLVLGGGGTSSHDDTYGDPDPNAGNVPIGQIYTKPATYKAVADETEDATWSAVRDTDTTHPWGIAVFDVDPGGHPGDETSITMTYYHTPAATAANPYPAPVVFDTFKAVRRRRDGWGHGDAHHLVGSQGHNSQH, encoded by the coding sequence GTGCCAACCATCTCCCGTCGCTCGCTGTTGCGCGGAGCCACGGCCAGCGGACTGGTCGTCGCGGCCGCACCCACAATCTGGTCGCAGCCCGCCGTCGCCGGTACCGTCGGTCCCGAGCAACTGCACCTGCAGTTCGGCCGGGACGCGGCGACCGAGATGACCGCGTCCTGGGCCACTGCGGGCTCGGTCAGCCATCCGCGGCTGCGCCTCGGCACCGCCCGCGAGGGCTTCGGGCGCACGATCGAGGCCGAGACCCGCACCTACACCGACGGTCTCAACAGCGTGGAGACGATCACCCACCACGCCCGGATCACCGGTCTGCGGCCGGACACCGCCTACGTGTACGAGGTCACCCACGACGGCGCCGCCCCGGTGCGCGGCGCCTTCCGCACCGCCCCGACCGGGCGCGCGGCCTTCCGCTTCACCAGCTTCGGCGACCTGGCCACCGGCAACCCGGTCTGGTCGAAGTCCTCGACCAACGGCCTGACCGCGATCTCCCAGGTCGAGCACTTCGACCCGGTCGTGCACCTGATGAACGGCGACCTGTCCTACGCCAACGTCAACCAGGGCAACCAGCCGGGCTGCTGGTCCGATTACATGAACAACCAGCAGGTCTCCGCGGCCAACCGGCCCTGGATGCCGGCCCTGGGCAACCACGAGGCCGAGATCGGCAACGGCGACCTCGGCTACGACTCGTACAACACCCGCTTCGAGCTGCCGGACAACGGCACCCCATGGCCGAACAACTGGTACAAGTTCCAGGTCGGCTCGGTGCTGTTCATCTCGCTGGACAACAACGAGGTCGTCTACCAGAACGGCGGCGGCTACGACGCGACCACCGGCCAGGCGATCTACGTGCGCGGCTACAGCGACGGCGCGCAGACCGCGTGGCTCGAGCGCACGCTGGCCCAGGCCCGCTCCAACGACTCGGTCGACTGGATCGTGGCGTACATGCACCAGCCGGCCATGTCCACCTCGGCCGAGGGCTCCGGCAGCGACCTGGGCATCCGCGAGCAGTTCATGAGCCTGTTCTACCGCTATAACGTGGACCTTGTGCTGGCCGGCCACGACCACGACTACGAGCGCACCTACGCTGTGCACGGCACCGACTCGGGCACCTACCTGCGCCCGACGGTGGTCTCCACCGACACCCGCGTGATCGACACCTCGAAGGGCCTCGTGCAGCTCGTGCTCGGCGGGGGCGGCACCTCCTCGCACGATGACACCTACGGCGACCCGGACCCGAACGCGGGCAACGTGCCGATCGGGCAGATCTACACCAAGCCGGCGACGTACAAGGCCGTCGCCGACGAGACCGAGGACGCCACCTGGTCGGCCGTGCGCGACACGGACACCACGCACCCGTGGGGCATCGCCGTGTTCGACGTCGATCCGGGCGGGCACCCGGGCGACGAGACCTCGATCACGATGACCTACTACCACACGCCGGCCGCGACGGCCGCGAACCCGTACCCGGCGCCGGTCGTCTTCGACACTTTCAAGGCCGTGCGCCGCCGCCGCGACGGCTGGGGCCACGGCGACGCGCACCACCTGGTCGGATCGCAGGGCCACAACTCACAGCACTGA
- the leuA gene encoding 2-isopropylmalate synthase, protein MSAPSSFPTLHAPSGPVPPDAPAWNPQRPGAMPSHRYRSAYDKVSVPLTDRAWPARRLTAAPLWVPVDLRDGNQALAEPMDTPRKRRMFDLMLAMGYKEIEVGYPSASQTDYDFVRHLATSGTLPDDVTVVVFTPAKPDLIERTFASIEGLPRAMVHMYTATAPTWRNVVLGYDRAGLHQLILRNAELVGQLADRHQAGPVRLQFSPEVFNLTEPDYVLEVCDALTELWDASPDRPVVHNLPATVEIASPNVYADQIEYMHRHLARRDSVILSVHPHNDRGTGVACAELAVLAGAQRVEGCLFGNGERTGNVDLVTLGLNLHAQGVDPMIDFSDIDEIRRVVEHCNRLPVHIRHPYVGDLVYTAFSGTHQDAIKKGMAHHAAQAAQAGVPEHEHPWNVPYLPIDPADVGRGYEAVIRVNSQSGKGGVAYLLQTEYGLDLPRALQPEFSALVQQTTDASGTEATAEDLYALFTATYIAPGTAGAVKLNRWSSNEIAPGAHECVCFLSNADSEEELEYRGTGNGPLSAFIRALADFGPKVDVLAYVEHAVDSGLDSAAVCYAQCRIDGVVGWGVGLDTSVLAASVRAVLSAVNRAGASSDLMIG, encoded by the coding sequence ATGTCTGCCCCCTCCTCGTTCCCGACGCTGCACGCCCCGTCCGGTCCGGTACCGCCGGACGCGCCCGCCTGGAACCCGCAACGCCCCGGCGCGATGCCGAGCCACCGCTACCGATCCGCCTACGACAAGGTCTCCGTACCGCTGACCGACCGGGCCTGGCCCGCCCGGCGGCTGACCGCCGCGCCGCTGTGGGTGCCGGTCGACCTGCGCGACGGCAACCAGGCCCTGGCCGAACCCATGGACACCCCGCGCAAGCGGCGCATGTTCGACCTGATGCTCGCCATGGGCTACAAGGAGATCGAGGTCGGCTACCCGTCCGCGAGCCAGACCGACTACGACTTCGTCCGGCACCTGGCCACCTCCGGCACCCTGCCCGACGACGTCACGGTGGTCGTCTTCACCCCGGCCAAGCCGGATCTGATCGAGCGCACCTTCGCCTCGATCGAGGGTCTGCCGCGCGCGATGGTGCACATGTACACCGCGACCGCGCCGACCTGGCGGAACGTGGTGCTCGGTTACGACCGCGCGGGGCTGCACCAGCTGATCCTGCGCAACGCCGAACTGGTGGGCCAGCTGGCCGACCGGCACCAGGCCGGCCCGGTGCGCCTGCAGTTCTCGCCCGAGGTTTTCAACCTGACCGAGCCCGACTACGTCCTCGAGGTCTGCGACGCTCTGACCGAGCTGTGGGACGCGAGCCCGGACCGCCCGGTGGTGCACAACCTGCCGGCCACGGTGGAGATCGCCAGCCCGAACGTCTACGCCGACCAGATCGAGTACATGCACCGGCATCTGGCCCGGCGCGACTCGGTGATCCTGTCCGTGCACCCGCACAACGATCGGGGCACCGGCGTGGCCTGCGCCGAACTGGCCGTGCTGGCGGGCGCGCAGCGGGTGGAGGGCTGCCTGTTCGGCAACGGCGAGCGCACCGGCAACGTGGACCTGGTCACCCTGGGCCTGAACCTGCATGCGCAGGGGGTGGACCCGATGATCGACTTCTCCGACATCGACGAGATCCGCCGCGTCGTCGAGCACTGCAACCGGCTGCCGGTGCACATCCGCCACCCGTACGTCGGCGACCTGGTCTACACCGCGTTCTCCGGCACGCATCAGGACGCGATCAAGAAGGGCATGGCGCACCACGCCGCACAGGCCGCCCAGGCCGGAGTGCCGGAGCACGAGCACCCGTGGAACGTGCCGTACCTGCCGATCGACCCGGCCGATGTGGGCCGCGGCTACGAGGCGGTGATCCGCGTCAACAGCCAGTCCGGCAAGGGCGGCGTCGCCTACCTGCTGCAGACCGAGTACGGCCTGGACCTGCCGCGGGCGCTGCAGCCGGAGTTCTCGGCCCTGGTACAGCAGACCACTGACGCCAGCGGCACGGAGGCGACGGCCGAGGACCTGTACGCGCTGTTCACCGCGACCTACATCGCCCCCGGCACGGCCGGCGCGGTGAAGCTGAACCGCTGGAGCAGCAACGAGATCGCGCCGGGCGCGCATGAGTGCGTCTGCTTCCTGTCGAACGCTGATTCGGAGGAAGAGCTCGAATACCGCGGCACTGGCAATGGTCCGCTCTCCGCGTTCATCAGGGCCCTGGCCGACTTCGGCCCGAAGGTGGACGTGCTGGCGTACGTCGAGCACGCGGTCGATTCCGGCCTGGACAGCGCGGCGGTGTGCTACGCCCAGTGCCGCATCGACGGCGTGGTCGGCTGGGGTGTCGGGCTGGACACCTCCGTGCTCGCGGCCTCGGTGCGCGCGGTGCTGAGCGCGGTGAACCGGGCGGGCGCGTCGAGCGATTTGATGATCGGCTGA
- a CDS encoding discoidin domain-containing protein, which produces MTRSSRYRAHPDPRRSTRIRALVATAVAVALSSATLFVVASPAQAAPALLSQGKTTTASSLENATFPASNATDGNTGTRWSSAFSDPQWLEVDLGATDTISSVTLDWEAAYATAFQIQTSTNNSTWTTIYSTTTGTGGDQSLTLTGTGRYVRMYGTARATQYGYSLFEFQVYGSTGGSGSSCGTADAALNQPTTSSSLENATFTAAAATDGNTGTRWSSAFSDPQWLDVDLGSTKSICGVSLDWEAAYATGFQIQVSNDNSTWTSVYSTTTGTGGTQNLTVSGSGRYVRMYGTARATQYGYSLWEFDVYVQGGTASSSPSASASASPSPSSTGTGPTGNGEPPAAFWGNTAAIPAATKVLEVAVVNQTNGQYPDSEVYWSFNGQTESIAQQPYIDMPANSAGRMYFYLGSPNSQYYDFIEFTVGTSSINLDTTRVDRFGLKLAIRLHGHDGSNQDIGENYATFQESRTATFNRFENSVPTEFKELATDQAPYGIPSPGNDPAFQPGGAYANYFTSYAAANGDTSDTTAQIFGCGGTLAANPTLCSALNRHVAGLSTAQQNTPSLYYQSAPANYYAQFWHQNAINGVQYGFPYDDDNGQSSDISITNPQYMVVAVGW; this is translated from the coding sequence ATGACGCGATCCTCGCGCTATCGAGCACATCCGGACCCGAGACGGTCCACCCGGATCAGGGCCCTGGTCGCCACCGCCGTCGCGGTGGCGCTGTCCTCGGCCACGCTGTTCGTGGTGGCCTCGCCGGCCCAGGCGGCACCCGCGCTGCTGTCGCAGGGGAAGACGACCACGGCCTCGTCCCTGGAGAACGCCACCTTCCCCGCCTCCAACGCCACCGACGGGAACACCGGGACGCGCTGGTCCAGCGCGTTCAGCGACCCGCAGTGGCTGGAGGTGGACCTCGGCGCCACCGACACCATCAGCTCGGTGACCCTGGACTGGGAGGCGGCCTACGCGACGGCCTTCCAGATCCAGACCTCCACGAACAACTCCACCTGGACCACGATCTACTCCACCACGACCGGGACCGGCGGCGACCAGTCCCTGACCCTGACCGGCACCGGCCGCTACGTCCGGATGTACGGCACCGCGCGGGCCACCCAGTACGGCTACTCGCTCTTCGAGTTCCAGGTCTACGGCTCCACCGGCGGCTCGGGCTCGTCCTGCGGCACCGCCGACGCGGCGCTCAACCAGCCGACCACCTCGTCCTCCCTGGAGAACGCGACCTTCACCGCGGCGGCCGCGACCGACGGCAACACCGGCACCCGCTGGTCCAGCGCGTTCAGCGACCCGCAGTGGCTGGACGTCGACCTCGGCAGCACGAAGTCGATCTGCGGGGTGAGCCTCGACTGGGAGGCCGCCTACGCGACCGGCTTCCAGATCCAGGTCTCGAACGACAACTCCACCTGGACGTCCGTCTACTCCACGACCACCGGGACGGGCGGGACGCAGAACCTGACCGTGTCCGGCAGCGGCCGCTACGTCCGGATGTACGGCACGGCGCGGGCCACGCAGTACGGCTACTCGCTGTGGGAGTTCGACGTCTACGTCCAGGGCGGCACGGCCTCCTCCAGCCCGTCCGCCTCCGCCTCCGCCTCCCCGTCGCCGAGCTCGACCGGCACCGGGCCCACCGGCAACGGCGAGCCGCCCGCCGCGTTCTGGGGCAACACCGCCGCGATCCCGGCCGCCACGAAGGTGCTCGAGGTCGCCGTGGTCAACCAGACCAACGGCCAGTACCCGGACAGCGAGGTGTACTGGAGCTTCAACGGCCAGACCGAGTCCATCGCCCAGCAGCCTTACATCGACATGCCGGCCAACTCGGCCGGGCGGATGTACTTCTACCTGGGCTCCCCGAACAGCCAGTACTACGACTTCATCGAGTTCACCGTGGGCACGTCCTCGATCAACCTGGACACCACCCGGGTGGACCGGTTCGGCCTGAAGCTGGCGATCCGGCTGCACGGGCACGACGGCTCGAACCAGGACATCGGCGAGAACTACGCCACGTTCCAGGAGAGCCGCACGGCCACCTTCAACCGGTTCGAGAACTCGGTCCCGACCGAGTTCAAGGAACTGGCCACGGACCAGGCGCCCTACGGCATCCCGTCGCCCGGCAACGACCCGGCCTTCCAGCCGGGCGGCGCCTACGCGAACTACTTCACCAGCTACGCGGCGGCGAACGGCGACACGTCGGACACCACGGCGCAGATCTTCGGCTGCGGCGGCACCCTGGCCGCCAACCCGACCCTGTGCTCCGCGCTGAACCGACACGTGGCCGGGCTCTCCACGGCGCAGCAGAACACGCCGAGCCTGTACTACCAGTCGGCTCCGGCGAACTACTACGCGCAGTTCTGGCACCAGAACGCCATCAACGGCGTGCAGTACGGCTTCCCGTACGACGACGACAACGGCCAGTCCTCGGACATCTCGATAACGAACCCGCAGTACATGGTGGTGGCGGTGGGCTGGTAA
- a CDS encoding geranyl diphosphate 2-C-methyltransferase, with the protein MTMTDARDEVLTTDYQRAVANWWDTRRTDRVNLALGEIDGFYHHHYGVGAVDPSVLEGPAETRDERTLRELHRLEHAQADLLLDHLGPIGPDDSLLDSGSGRGGLSFLANQRFGCRVDGISISRYQVDFATQQAAERGVSDQVSFYFRNMLHSGFADGSKRGIWTDETTMYVDLFEAFAEFSRMLPRGGRYVCITGCYNDSLGEKSDAVNTIDAHYTCRVHPRSRYFAALAANNLVPVNVFDLTDATIPYWELREKSSIATGIEAAFLEGYRERSFQYLLIAADKI; encoded by the coding sequence ATGACCATGACCGACGCCCGCGACGAGGTCCTGACCACCGACTACCAGCGCGCGGTCGCCAACTGGTGGGACACCCGGCGCACGGACCGGGTGAACCTGGCGCTGGGCGAGATCGACGGGTTCTACCATCACCACTACGGGGTGGGCGCGGTCGACCCGTCGGTGCTCGAGGGGCCGGCCGAGACGCGGGACGAACGCACCCTGCGGGAGCTGCACCGGCTTGAGCACGCCCAGGCCGACCTGCTGCTCGACCACCTCGGCCCGATCGGTCCGGACGACAGCCTGCTGGACTCCGGCAGCGGCCGCGGCGGGCTGAGCTTCCTGGCCAACCAGCGCTTCGGCTGCCGCGTGGACGGCATCTCGATCTCGCGCTACCAGGTCGACTTCGCCACCCAGCAGGCCGCCGAACGCGGCGTGTCGGACCAGGTCTCGTTCTACTTCCGCAACATGCTGCACTCCGGCTTCGCGGACGGGTCGAAGCGCGGCATCTGGACCGACGAGACGACGATGTACGTGGACTTGTTCGAGGCCTTCGCCGAGTTCTCCCGGATGCTGCCGCGCGGCGGCCGGTACGTGTGCATCACCGGGTGCTACAACGACTCGCTCGGCGAGAAGTCCGACGCGGTCAACACGATCGACGCGCACTACACCTGCCGGGTGCACCCGCGCAGCCGGTACTTCGCCGCGCTGGCCGCGAACAACCTGGTGCCGGTGAACGTCTTCGACCTGACCGACGCGACGATCCCGTACTGGGAGCTGCGGGAGAAGTCCTCGATCGCGACCGGCATCGAGGCCGCCTTCCTCGAGGGCTACCGGGAGCGCAGCTTCCAGTACCTGCTGATCGCGGCCGACAAGATCTGA